From the genome of Vicia villosa cultivar HV-30 ecotype Madison, WI linkage group LG2, Vvil1.0, whole genome shotgun sequence, one region includes:
- the LOC131652035 gene encoding uncharacterized protein LOC131652035 — protein MVSPTPSSYLTPTQRYAAGALFSLALHQAQLHQTHPLGLSTDEFPSSSSSTTRAVFEDPDLWVHHTSGLLRPIFIYLDIDSGAWSGLEETSGSSLASRHVGPFLRLLSEEFDNDDSQRLDQELALSEAVDALVLSLEKNSESSRSKRENLREYEHQCREKFSTADVQPSSEKVDTHLETQQEEDTLFFECEDPQGSSNSNTDGGPVEEVMMLSYQRKMTVLHQLLAACLSDIGEKNTKYTRRRKGYDARHRVALRLLATWLDIKWTKLEAIEMIVSSSAMAILKEQISNKETQSNESSWAKWKRGGIIGAAALTGGTLMAITGGLAAPAIAAGLGALAPTLGTLIPVIGAGGFAAAASAAGTVVGSVAVAASFGAAGAGLTGTKMARRVGSVDEFEFRAIGDNHNQGILGVEILVSGFVFEEDDFVRPWEGQNDNLERYALQWESKHLIAVSTAIQDWLTSRLAMELMKQGAMLTVLSALLTALAWPAALLSATDFIDSTWSIAIDRSDKAGRLLAEVLLGGLQGNRPVTLIGYSLGARVIFKCLECLAETENHAELVERVVLLGAPIAIKDVNWEAARKMVAGRFINAYSTTDWMLGVAFRASLLSQGLAGIQPIDIPGIQNVDVTDHIEGHSSYLWATQHILDELELETYYPVYNSSLPKE, from the exons ATGGTATCGCCAACGCCGTCGTCGTATCTTACGCCGACGCAGAGGTACGCAGCCGGAGCCTTATTCAGCCTGGCTCTACACCAAGCCCAACTTCACCAGACTCATCCGTTAGGTCTATCAACCGACGAATTTCCTTCTTCGAGTAGTTCCACCACCCGTGCGGTTTTCGAAGATCCCGACCTTTGGGTTCACCACACCTCCGGTTTGCTTCGCCCTATTTTCAT ATATCTAGATATTGATTCTGGAGCATGGTCTGGACTTGAGGAAACTTCTGGATCTTCTTTGGCTAGTCGTCATGTCGGACCA TTCTTGAGATTATTGTCAGAAGAATTTGATAATGATGATTCTCAAAGGTTAGATCAAGAACTTGCTTTATCAGAAGCAGTTGATGCATTAGTTCTTAGCTTGGAAAAAAATTCAGAGTCTTCTAGGTCAAAAAGAGAGAATTTGCGTGAATACGAGCATCAATGTCGTGAGAAGTTTTCAACTGCTGATGTTCAACCTAGCTCTGAGAAGGTAGACACGCATTTGGAAACTCAGCAAGAGGAAGATACTCTTTTCTTTGAATGTGAAGATCCACAGGGGTCTTCTAATAGTAATACTGATGGAGGTCCGGTTGAAGAGGTAATGATGCTCAGCTATCAGAGGAAAATGACAGTTCTCCATCAACTTCTTGCTGCTTGTTTGTCAGATATAGgtgaaaaaaacacaaaatatacTCGTAGAAGAAAGGGGTACGATGCTCGACATCGCGTGGCTTTACGGTTGCTTGCAACTTGGCTCGATATCAAGTGGACAAAATTG GAGGCAATTGAGATGATAGTTTCTAGTTCTGCAATGGCTATCCTTAAAGAGCAAATATCAAATAAAGAAACCCAATCAAATGAAAGCAGTTGGGCTAAATGGAAGCGGGGTGGCATTATTGGCGCTGCAGCATTAACGGGGGGAACTTTGATGGCTATTACTGGTG GATTAGCTGCCCCGGCAATTGCCGCAGGACTTGGTGCTTTGGCTCCAACTTTAGGTACTTTGATCCCTGTGATCGGAGCAGGTGGATTTGCAGCAGCTGCTAGTGCTGCAGGAACTGTTGTTGGTTCTGTTGCTGTTGCCGCCTCATTTGGAG CTGCTGGAGCAGGGCTTACTGGAACCAAAATGGCTAGGAGAGTTGGGAGTGTTGACGAATTTGAATTCAGAGCTATAGGAGACAATCATAACCAAGGC ATTCTGGGGGTTGAGATATTGGTCTCCGGATTTGTCTTTGAGGAAGATGATTTTGTAAGGCCATGGGAAGGGCAGAATGACAATTTGGAGAG GTATGCACTGCAGTGGGAATCCAAGCATCTAATTGCCGTGAGCACTGCAATCCAGGATTGGCTAACTTCAA GACTTGCGATGGAGTTGATGAAGCAAGGGGCAATGCTGACTGTCTTGAGTGCACTTTTAACTGCATTGGCTTGGCCAGCTGCATTGCTTTCAGCGACTGATTTCATAGATAGCACGTGGTCGATTGCTATTGACAG ATCAGACAAGGCAGGGAGGCTGCTTGCTGAAGTATTATTAGGAGGATTGCAGGGAAATAG GCCTGTGACACTTATAGGTTACTCACTTGGAGCAAGAGTTATTTTCAAATGTTTAGAGTGTTTGGCTGAAACAGAAAACCATG CTGAACTTGTGGAAAGAGTTGTCCTTCTTGGAGCGCCCATTGCAATAAAGGACGTGAATTGGGAAGCTGCTAGAAAG ATGGTAGCAGGAAGATTTATAAATGCTTATTCAACAACTGATTGGATGCTTGGAGTTGCTTTCCGTGCCAG CCTACTTTCTCAAGGTTTAGCTGGGATCCAGCCAATTGATATACCTGGGATCCAAAAT GTTGACGTGACCGATCACATTGAAGGTCACTCGTCTTATTTGTGGGCTACACAGCATATCTTGGATGAACTTGAACTGGAAACGTATTATCCTGTATATAACAGCAGTCTTCCTAAAGAGTAA
- the LOC131652037 gene encoding zinc finger CCCH domain-containing protein 44-like, with translation MTDEQQVQPISQPVTGDVRVCENSQMIGVNVVNSEADVTVTVETAVKRKRGRPPRGSIPRTTQPPKKQVKDEEDVCFICFDGGSLVLCDHRGCPKAYHPACVKRGEEFFRATERWSCGWHQCNDCGKSCHYMCYTCTYSLCKGCTKKEVDFVSVRGNKGLCGTCMRTIVLIENSARGIKCEVDFDDKTSWEYLFKVYWMYLKGKLSLNFDEVLRAKSPWQGAVHVSCMVQPPQNLLGTRKVDNGYGSENSCIINSNSPINKKAKGNIGDSGSSSVGRNVQDLSTTDELNENKYVLRNQITPNKMAIHGDTNAGDLRLAESSVPKDILFLLHSSEMEQALWHYQDPTGKVHGPFSMSMLRKWKGTGYLPPNLRIWNEKQEKSILLTDALNWKFSQNVSLPLNHEQQSLGGSVSLENKENSQDGLNIATRREVCANNQIVKLIGDEKVADIRTQTNDKESVKSNGGHTPSPGLTIQGDGNICTQSNGKDESVKSNGGLTPSAGLTIQGDGNITNICTQSNGKDESVKSNSGYTPSPGLTTQGDGNISNSGYTPSPGLTTQGDGNISDGQSGHFERREESPKCEVSCHDATNVQPALPSTVFNENLNEKPSLDKVVDGNEKEQKLEENVNLGSNRSSEDPSNSGQSDQKQSDNEVNSGQSSGQNWRAYDVIHSDVNHSDVVHPPMDAPSWLAAIFGETDCSLADDSVSDLLEQVEANEKCGELESPAEWDEELTEGVITDCFNFANALSPMLDGGAKSDTLTSSSDLHLPSIDLHLSSQPLHLPSIDLHLSSQPQPIVPKEPFQHVDVHNHQVTRGEQSSKPPETAPTFSGISWNQFSWDPTR, from the exons ATGACGGACGAACAGCAGGTGCAACCGATTTCGCAGCCGGTGACGGGAGATGTTAGGGTTTGTGAGAATTCTCAAATGATCGGAGTCAACGTTGTCAACAGTGAGGCTGATGTGACGGTGACAGTTGAGACAGCTGTGAAAAGGAAGCGTGGTCGTCCGCCTAGAGGCTCTATTCCGAGAACGACACAGCCTCCTAAGAAGCAGGTGAAGGATGAAGAGGATGTTTGTTTTATTTGCTTTGACGGTGGTTCGCTTGTTCTCTGTGATCATAG GGGTTGTCCTAAGGCCTATCATCCCGCATGCGTGAAGCGGGGTGAGGAGTTTTTTCGTGCTACCGAGAGATGGAGCTGTG GTTGGCATCAATGTAATGATTGTGGAAAATCTTGCCACTACATGTGCTATACTTGTACATATTCCTTGTGCAAGGGTTGTACAAAAAAAGAAGTTGATTTTGTTAGTGTTAGAGGAAACAAAGGTTTGTGTGGAACATGCATGAGGACTATAGTACTGATTGAAAACAGTGCCCGGGGAATTAAG TGCGAAGTGGATTTTGATGACAAAACCAGCTGGGAGTATCTTTTCAAGGTGTATTGGATGTACTTGAAAGGAAAACTATCTCTGAATTTCGATGAGGTCCTTCGCGCTAAAAGTCCATGGCAAGGTGCTGTTCATGTAAGTTGCATGGTTCAACCTCCCCAAAATTTGTTAGGAACTCGCAAAGTTGACAACGGTTATGGTTCCGAGAATTCCTGtataataaattcaaatagtCCAATAAACAAGAAAGCTAAGGGAAATATTGGGGACAGTGGATCGTCTAGTGTTGGACGCAATGTACAAGACTTGTCCACTACCGATGAGCTAAATGAGAATAAATATGTATTAAGGAACCAAATCACTCCTAATAAAATGGCAATCCATGGTGACACTAATGCGGGAGATTTGAGATTAGCAGAGTCTAGTGTTCCAAAAGACATTTTATTCTTACTTCACTCTTCAGAGATGGAACAGGCACTTTGGCATTATCAGGATCCAACTGGGAAGGTTCACGGTCCTTTTAGTATGTCGATGCTGCGCAAGTGGAAAGGAACTGGATATTTACCTCCAAATCTCAGgatatggaatgaaaaacaagagaaatctATATTGTTGACGGATGCACTGAATTGGAAGTTTTCCCAAAATGTATCATTGCCACTCAACCATGAACAACAGTCTTTGGGGGGCAGTGTTTCattggaaaataaagaaaatagtcAGGATGGTCTTAACATTGCAACAAGAAGGGAAGTTTGTGCTAACAACCAAATTGTCAAGCTGATTGGGGATGAAAAAGTTGCTGATATTCGTACCCAAACTAATGACAAAGAATCCGTTAAGAGCAATGGTGGGCACACTCCGTCTCCTGGTTTGACTATACAAGGGGATGGGAATATTTGTACCCAATCCAATGGTAAAGATGAATCTGTTAAGAGCAATGGTGGGCTAACTCCGTCTGCTGGTTTGACTATACAAGGGGATGGGAATATCACTAATATTTGTACCCAATCTAATGGTAAAGACGAGTCTGTTAAGAGCAACAGTGGGTACACTCCGTCTCCTGGTTTGACTACACAAGGGGATGGGAATATCAGCAATAGCGGGTACACTCCATCTCCTGGTTTGACTACACAAGGGGATGGGAATATCAGTGATGGCCAAAGTGGTCATTTTGAAAGAAGGGAAGAGTCTCCCAAATGTGAAGTTTCTTGTCATGATGCTACTAACGTGCAACCTGCACTACCTTCAACCGTCTTTAATGAGAATTTGAATGAAAAACCGTCTTTGGATAAAGTGGTGGACGGTAATGAGAAGGAACAAAAATTGGAAGAGAATGTAAATTTGGGTTCCAATAGGTCTTCTGAGGATCCGAGTAACAGTGGGCAAAGTGATCAAAAACAATCTGACAATGAAGTGAATTCAGGGCAATCTTCTGGTCAGAACTGGAGAGCATATGATGTAATTCACTCTGATGTAAATCACTCTGATGTAGTTCATCCACCAATGGACGCACCTTCATGGCTGGCCGCGATCTTTGGCGAAACCGATTGCTCATTAGCTGATGACTCAGTTTcagatctgttggaacaagtagAGGCAAATGAGAAATGTGGTGAATTGGAGTCTCCCGCAGAGTGGGATGAAGAGTTGACTGAGGGTGTTATAACTGATTGTTTTAATTTTGCTAATGCACTAAGCCCAATGCTTGATGGAGGTGCTAAATCTGATACTCTGACATCCTCGAGTGATTTACATTTACCCTCGATTGATTTACATTTATCATCTCAACCCCTACATTTACCCTCAATTGATTTACATTTATCATCTCAACCCCAACCCATCGTACCAAAGGAGCCTTTTCAGCATGTTGATGTACATAATCATCAAGTTACAAGGGGAGAACAATCTTCAAAACCTCCTGAAACTGCG CCTACTTTCTCAGGTATTAGCTGGAATCAATTTTCATGGGATCCAACTC GTTGA